The following coding sequences are from one Formosa haliotis window:
- a CDS encoding histidine decarboxylase, with protein MNTTEIKAVYDRIKANSESFLGYPVAKDFSYSDYAPFLDICINNVGDPESPSTFAIDTKDIERQCIAFFAEMLSSSMKDVWGYVTNGGTEGNLYALYLARESFPNAMVYYSESTHYSVKKNLHLLNIPNIVIRSQDNGEMDYEDLEQTVALRRDKPAIFFLNIGTTMTEAVDKISEIKRIIKKYAIKDYFIHCDAAFLGTIAPYIDPKPKFDFAEGIDSIAISGHKFMGSPIPCGAVLVKRKHRDRIANSVSYVGTMDTTITGSRNGLTPLFIWDFIQKHGHEGLKDRVKASQEIAAYTEHKLNGLGIKAWRNNEGLTVVLPKPSERICKKYQLASQDDIAHIICIPGITFKQIDAFLEDLKTELFEIPTEFEAVIA; from the coding sequence ATGAACACAACAGAAATAAAAGCAGTTTACGACAGAATTAAAGCAAATTCTGAATCATTTTTAGGCTATCCTGTAGCTAAAGATTTTTCTTATAGCGATTATGCCCCATTTTTAGATATCTGCATTAATAATGTTGGAGATCCTGAAAGTCCTTCTACATTCGCTATCGATACTAAAGATATCGAACGTCAATGCATCGCATTCTTTGCAGAAATGTTATCGAGTAGCATGAAAGATGTTTGGGGGTATGTTACAAATGGTGGTACAGAAGGTAATTTATACGCCTTATATTTAGCACGAGAGAGTTTCCCAAATGCTATGGTGTATTATAGCGAAAGCACACACTATAGTGTAAAAAAGAATTTACATTTATTAAATATTCCTAACATCGTAATCCGATCTCAAGACAATGGCGAAATGGATTATGAAGATTTAGAGCAAACCGTAGCCTTACGTCGTGATAAACCAGCCATTTTCTTTTTGAACATTGGTACAACCATGACGGAAGCTGTAGATAAAATATCGGAAATTAAACGCATCATTAAAAAATATGCCATTAAAGATTATTTCATTCATTGCGATGCTGCTTTTTTAGGAACAATTGCTCCTTATATCGATCCGAAACCTAAATTTGATTTTGCCGAAGGAATAGACAGTATAGCTATTTCTGGACATAAATTTATGGGAAGTCCTATTCCATGCGGTGCCGTATTAGTAAAGCGTAAGCACAGAGATAGAATTGCAAATTCGGTGTCGTATGTTGGCACTATGGATACTACTATTACAGGTTCTAGAAACGGATTAACCCCTCTATTTATTTGGGATTTCATCCAAAAGCACGGACATGAAGGATTAAAAGATCGTGTTAAAGCCTCTCAAGAAATTGCAGCCTACACCGAACATAAATTAAACGGGTTAGGTATTAAGGCCTGGAGAAATAACGAAGGATTAACTGTTGTTTTACCTAAACCTAGCGAACGTATTTGTAAAAAATATCAGTTAGCATCGCAAGATGATATCGCACACATTATTTGTATTCCTGGAATAACGTTTAAGCAAATAGATGCTTTTCTTGAAGATTTAAAAACAGAATTATTTGAAATACCAACAGAATTTGAAGCTGTAATAGCTTAG
- a CDS encoding Lrp/AsnC family transcriptional regulator, whose protein sequence is MKLDTIDFKLIEALQKDSKQSIKQLAEGVSLSITPVHERIKKLEASGIINGYTAVVDYSKLGKTLAVYCQVTLTTHQDEPFRNFEAYINTLEDVVEANYIAGTYDVLLKILLKDMNEYQEFILKRISKMSIVSNIQSSFVIKNIKDGKNKVM, encoded by the coding sequence ATGAAGTTAGATACCATCGATTTTAAGCTGATTGAAGCCCTGCAAAAAGATAGTAAACAGAGTATAAAACAACTTGCCGAAGGAGTGAGCTTGTCTATAACTCCCGTTCACGAACGCATTAAAAAGTTGGAGGCATCGGGCATAATTAATGGTTATACTGCCGTGGTAGATTATAGTAAATTAGGGAAAACTTTGGCCGTGTATTGCCAAGTAACCTTAACCACACACCAAGATGAACCTTTTCGGAATTTTGAAGCTTATATTAATACTTTAGAAGATGTTGTGGAGGCGAATTATATTGCAGGAACCTACGACGTGCTATTAAAAATTCTATTGAAAGATATGAACGAATATCAAGAGTTTATTTTAAAGCGAATCTCTAAAATGAGTATAGTGTCGAATATTCAAAGTTCGTTTGTGATAAAGAACATAAAGGACGGAAAAAATAAAGTCATGTAA
- the dnaN gene encoding DNA polymerase III subunit beta, whose translation MKFIVSSTYLLKQLQVLGGVINSSNTLPILDNFLFELSHSELTVSASDLETTMSAKLEVESDSDGSVAIPARLLLDTLKTFPEQPLTFIIEDNNTIEISSNHGKYALAYANGNEFPKAVSLDNPSTTTIVGDILATAISKTIFAAGNDDLRPVMSGVFFQFSTEGLTFVATDAHKLVKYTRADVSATEVAEFIMPKKPLNLLKGILAGSEDDVIVEYNDSNAKFTFDNVELICRLIDGKYPNYEAVIPKENPNKLTIARNQFLSSVKRVSIFSNKTTHQIRLKIAGAELNISAEDIDYSNKAEERLTCDYQGDDMQIGFNSRFLTEMLNNLNSDDVQLEMSLPNRAGILTPIDGLDEGEQVTMLVMPVMLNS comes from the coding sequence ATGAAATTTATAGTATCAAGCACCTATTTATTAAAGCAATTACAAGTTCTAGGAGGCGTAATTAATAGTTCGAACACTTTACCTATTTTAGACAATTTTCTTTTTGAACTGAGCCATTCTGAACTTACAGTTTCGGCTAGCGATTTAGAAACAACCATGTCTGCAAAGCTTGAAGTTGAAAGCGATAGTGATGGTAGTGTGGCTATTCCGGCGCGTTTACTTTTAGATACTTTAAAAACTTTTCCAGAACAACCCTTAACGTTTATTATTGAAGATAATAACACCATAGAAATTAGTTCTAATCACGGTAAATATGCCTTGGCCTATGCTAACGGAAATGAATTTCCTAAAGCTGTATCTTTAGACAATCCAAGTACAACCACTATTGTAGGCGATATTTTAGCCACTGCTATTAGCAAAACTATATTTGCGGCTGGAAACGATGATTTACGTCCGGTAATGAGTGGGGTATTTTTTCAATTCTCTACAGAAGGCCTAACCTTTGTTGCTACAGATGCTCATAAACTAGTAAAATATACACGAGCCGATGTTTCTGCCACAGAAGTTGCCGAATTCATTATGCCAAAAAAACCTTTAAATTTATTAAAAGGAATTTTAGCGGGAAGTGAAGATGATGTTATTGTAGAATACAACGATTCTAACGCAAAATTCACATTTGATAATGTAGAATTAATTTGTCGTTTAATTGATGGAAAGTATCCTAATTACGAGGCTGTAATTCCTAAAGAGAATCCAAATAAACTTACCATTGCTAGAAACCAGTTTTTAAGCTCTGTAAAACGTGTTAGTATTTTCTCGAACAAAACCACACACCAAATCCGTTTAAAAATTGCAGGTGCAGAATTAAATATTTCTGCAGAAGATATAGATTACAGCAACAAGGCTGAAGAGCGTTTAACATGTGACTATCAGGGTGACGATATGCAAATCGGATTCAACTCTCGCTTTTTAACCGAAATGCTAAACAACTTAAATTCAGACGACGTTCAACTTGAAATGAGTTTACCTAATCGTGCTGGAATTTTAACCCCTATCGATGGTTTAGATGAAGGCGAACAAGTTACTATGCTTGTTATGCCGGTTATGCTAAATAGTTAG
- the gldG gene encoding gliding motility-associated ABC transporter substrate-binding protein GldG, whose amino-acid sequence MSKNLKYILVLVLGLIALNFIGNTVYKRFDLTQDQRYTLSEATKQIVADANSPILIDVFLEGEGFPSEFRRLQSETKQLLEEFYAQNSNIKFNFINPLEDETNRDLVIQQLNNRGLTPMQLTVQEQGKSSQEIIFPWALASYNDVTVKIPLVKNKLGASQQELVTNSVQHLEYAFADGISKLVYGKSKKIAILKGNGELEDQYLADFLTTLRDYYFIAPFTLDSVANKPEQTLNKLNAYDLIIAAKPTEAFTEEEKLVLDQYTMNGGKSLWLIDAVAMEKDSLYNASGRAIALPRDLNLTDLFFKYGVRVNPFLISTPYSAPITLAMGEGSNSQFQNVRWPYSPLVNTSNTHPIVNNVNIIKFDFASPIDTLKNNLKKTILLESAKLTKLEGAPKEISLDVVTQEPDPKSFNKGSQPLAVLIEGEFTSAYKNRIKPFKMASNKELSTATKMIVIADGDLIKNDVIKNVPQELGFDRWTGQLFGNKEFLLNSVNYLLEDNGLINIRSKEITVPFLDQEKIATSKLSWQLLNTLIPLALLAGFGFVFNYIRKKKYGA is encoded by the coding sequence ATGAGTAAAAATCTTAAATATATACTAGTATTAGTCTTGGGGCTTATCGCGTTGAATTTTATTGGAAACACCGTGTATAAGCGTTTCGATTTAACACAAGACCAACGCTACACCTTAAGTGAAGCCACAAAACAAATAGTGGCAGATGCGAATTCTCCCATACTTATAGATGTATTTTTAGAAGGCGAAGGGTTTCCTTCAGAATTTAGAAGACTTCAATCGGAAACGAAGCAACTTTTAGAAGAATTTTATGCACAAAACAGCAATATTAAATTCAATTTTATAAATCCGCTAGAAGACGAAACCAATCGAGATTTAGTTATTCAACAATTAAACAATCGTGGCTTAACACCAATGCAACTTACCGTTCAGGAGCAAGGTAAAAGCAGCCAAGAAATTATTTTTCCTTGGGCCTTGGCTAGCTACAACGATGTTACGGTAAAAATTCCGTTAGTTAAAAACAAATTAGGAGCTTCACAACAGGAACTTGTTACTAATTCTGTTCAGCATTTAGAATACGCCTTTGCAGATGGTATTAGTAAGTTAGTATACGGAAAAAGTAAAAAAATTGCCATTTTAAAAGGGAATGGAGAGCTAGAAGATCAATACCTCGCCGACTTTTTAACAACCCTTCGCGATTACTATTTTATTGCGCCTTTTACTTTAGATAGTGTAGCGAATAAACCAGAGCAAACGCTTAATAAATTAAATGCTTACGATTTAATTATAGCCGCAAAACCTACCGAAGCCTTTACTGAAGAAGAAAAATTAGTGCTAGATCAATATACCATGAATGGCGGAAAAAGCCTTTGGCTCATAGATGCTGTTGCTATGGAAAAAGACAGTCTATACAATGCCTCTGGACGCGCTATTGCTTTGCCTAGAGATTTAAACCTTACCGATTTATTCTTTAAATACGGTGTTCGTGTTAACCCTTTTTTAATAAGTACTCCGTACTCGGCCCCCATTACTTTGGCCATGGGAGAAGGTAGTAATTCTCAATTTCAAAATGTACGTTGGCCCTATTCACCTCTAGTAAATACAAGTAACACGCATCCCATCGTAAACAATGTAAATATTATTAAATTCGATTTTGCTAGTCCGATAGATACCTTAAAAAACAATCTTAAAAAGACCATTCTTTTGGAAAGTGCTAAACTGACAAAGCTTGAAGGCGCACCCAAAGAGATTAGTTTAGATGTGGTAACCCAAGAACCCGACCCTAAATCATTCAACAAAGGGAGTCAGCCGCTTGCAGTTTTAATTGAAGGCGAATTTACTTCGGCTTATAAAAACCGAATTAAACCCTTTAAAATGGCTTCTAATAAAGAGCTAAGTACAGCTACTAAAATGATTGTTATTGCAGATGGCGATCTCATTAAAAATGATGTTATCAAGAATGTTCCGCAAGAATTAGGATTCGATCGATGGACGGGGCAGCTTTTCGGAAATAAAGAATTCTTATTAAATTCTGTAAATTACCTCTTAGAGGATAACGGACTTATAAACATTCGGTCTAAAGAAATTACCGTTCCTTTTCTTGATCAAGAAAAAATCGCGACGTCTAAATTAAGCTGGCAACTCCTTAATACATTGATACCTTTGGCCTTATTGGCTGGTTTCGGATTTGTATTTAATTACATCAGAAAGAAGAAGTATGGCGCCTAA
- the gldF gene encoding gliding motility-associated ABC transporter permease subunit GldF yields MKKEINSFFASPIGYLVIALFLLLNGLFLWFFKGDFNILDNGFADLSSFFLLAPWILMFLIPAVTMRSFADEKKQGTLELLLTKPVTRLQIVLGKYFGAFILILIALLPTLLYVFTVYKLGSPEGNLDLGSTLGSYFGLLFLVAAYTAMGVFASTLSDNQIVTFIIAVFLCFFFYIGFEGIADALSSNFIDTLGMSFHFKSMSRGVLDTRDIVYFLSVSTLFIALTQFNINNK; encoded by the coding sequence ATTAAAAAAGAAATTAATTCATTTTTCGCCTCACCTATTGGCTACTTGGTTATTGCCTTATTTTTATTGTTAAACGGATTATTTTTATGGTTTTTTAAAGGAGACTTCAACATTTTAGATAATGGTTTTGCAGACCTGTCTTCATTTTTCCTTTTAGCACCTTGGATTTTAATGTTCTTAATTCCCGCAGTGACCATGCGTAGCTTTGCTGACGAAAAAAAACAAGGTACTTTAGAGTTATTGTTAACAAAACCGGTAACCCGATTACAAATTGTTTTAGGAAAATATTTTGGAGCCTTTATACTTATTCTTATTGCCTTATTACCCACTTTATTATATGTATTTACAGTTTATAAACTAGGAAGCCCTGAAGGTAACTTAGATTTAGGAAGTACTTTAGGATCTTATTTTGGTTTACTATTTTTAGTAGCCGCTTACACCGCAATGGGGGTATTTGCCTCTACCCTTTCAGACAATCAAATCGTAACTTTTATAATTGCCGTATTTTTATGTTTCTTTTTTTATATTGGTTTTGAAGGCATTGCAGATGCTTTATCGAGTAATTTTATAGATACTTTGGGTATGAGTTTTCATTTTAAAAGTATGAGTCGTGGCGTTTTAGACACACGGGATATCGTTTATTTTTTAAGTGTTTCAACATTATTTATCGCCTTAACCCAATTCAATATTAATAATAAGTAA
- a CDS encoding putative quinol monooxygenase has translation MFVRIVKMSFEPSKVDEFLSLFDSKKELIRNFEGCNFLELYRDKQNDSIFFTYSYWDEEQHLEHYRQSDLFKDLWSKTKQLFNHKPEAWSVDKMVSLP, from the coding sequence ATGTTTGTACGTATAGTAAAAATGAGTTTTGAGCCTTCTAAAGTTGATGAATTTTTAAGTTTGTTCGATTCAAAAAAAGAACTGATTAGAAATTTTGAAGGCTGTAACTTTTTAGAATTGTATCGCGACAAACAAAACGACTCTATATTTTTCACCTATAGTTATTGGGACGAAGAACAGCATTTAGAACACTATAGACAATCTGATTTATTTAAGGATCTTTGGTCTAAAACAAAACAATTATTTAACCATAAACCTGAAGCTTGGAGTGTAGATAAAATGGTAAGTTTACCGTAA
- a CDS encoding SAM hydrolase/SAM-dependent halogenase family protein, which yields MAIITLTTDFGEKDHFAGAIKGAIYSELPDVRIVDISHSVSPFSISEAAYIIQNAYTSFPKGSIHIIGIDAEINPENTHIAVLLDGHYFICANNGIMSMICAEINPEKIVEINIHNKIQTSFPVLDVFVKVACHIARGGTLDVIGKTIEHIKPIQNLRPYINDDQNQIIGSIIYIDNYGNVITNIKRKFFENIQKGRTYKISARNHSFNTIYNKYSDVVDFSKPVSDRQAEGKGLVVFNSSNYLEIAIYKSNTTTVGGASTLMGLTLMDTITVNFLKD from the coding sequence ATGGCTATAATAACTTTAACAACAGATTTTGGTGAAAAAGACCACTTCGCTGGGGCAATTAAAGGCGCTATCTATAGTGAATTACCAGATGTTAGAATTGTTGATATCTCGCATTCTGTGTCTCCATTTAGCATCTCTGAAGCGGCATATATCATTCAAAATGCATACACAAGTTTCCCAAAAGGTTCCATACATATTATAGGCATTGATGCCGAAATTAATCCGGAAAACACACATATAGCCGTACTGTTAGATGGCCATTATTTTATTTGTGCGAACAACGGAATAATGAGTATGATTTGTGCCGAAATTAATCCGGAAAAAATTGTCGAAATTAATATTCACAATAAAATTCAAACGAGTTTTCCAGTACTAGATGTGTTTGTAAAAGTGGCTTGCCATATTGCTCGTGGCGGGACGCTTGATGTTATTGGAAAAACTATAGAGCATATAAAACCGATTCAAAATTTAAGACCTTATATTAACGACGATCAAAATCAAATTATAGGGAGCATCATTTATATTGATAATTACGGGAATGTGATTACCAATATTAAACGAAAGTTTTTCGAGAATATTCAAAAAGGACGTACTTATAAAATTTCTGCTAGAAATCATTCGTTTAATACCATATATAATAAATATAGCGATGTGGTCGATTTTTCAAAACCTGTTTCCGACCGCCAAGCAGAAGGAAAAGGTTTAGTGGTTTTTAACTCTTCTAATTATTTAGAAATTGCGATTTACAAAAGTAACACCACGACAGTGGGAGGCGCATCTACATTAATGGGATTAACCTTAATGGACACGATAACCGTTAACTTTTTAAAAGACTAG
- a CDS encoding PhoH family protein yields the protein MNEIIIELEEITPKEFFGAQNVNIELLKKYFPKLKIVARGNKIKAYGEEDLLEEFDRRLTMLLNHFGKYNKLDENTIERVLTSQSSDDYTTSKQSGEVIVHGVNGKLIRAQTANQRKLVESMRKNDMVFAIGPAGTGKTYTGVALAVQALKNKEVKRIILTRPAVEAGENLGFLPGDLKEKLDPYMQPLYDALRDMIAPEKLALYIENGTIQIAPLAFMRGRTLDNAFVILDEGQNTTHAQMKMFLTRMGKNAKFLLTGDPGQVDLPRRTTSGLKEALLILRNVEGVGMIYLDDKDVIRHKLVKKVIEAYKSIENQE from the coding sequence TTGAACGAAATAATTATAGAACTTGAAGAGATAACTCCTAAGGAGTTTTTTGGAGCACAAAACGTAAATATTGAACTACTTAAAAAATATTTTCCCAAATTAAAAATTGTTGCTCGCGGAAATAAAATTAAAGCCTATGGCGAAGAAGATCTCTTAGAAGAGTTCGACAGGCGATTAACCATGTTGCTAAATCACTTCGGAAAATATAATAAGCTAGACGAAAATACGATTGAGCGCGTGCTAACTAGTCAGAGTAGCGACGATTATACCACTTCTAAGCAAAGTGGCGAAGTTATTGTTCATGGGGTAAACGGAAAGTTGATTCGCGCCCAAACGGCCAACCAAAGAAAATTGGTTGAAAGTATGAGGAAAAACGATATGGTTTTTGCCATTGGTCCGGCAGGTACGGGTAAAACTTATACTGGGGTTGCTTTAGCGGTACAGGCTTTGAAAAACAAAGAAGTTAAACGTATTATTTTAACGCGACCAGCTGTAGAAGCTGGAGAAAATTTAGGGTTTTTGCCAGGTGATTTAAAGGAAAAATTAGATCCGTATATGCAACCACTTTACGATGCCTTACGGGATATGATTGCTCCTGAAAAATTAGCTTTGTATATAGAAAACGGAACCATTCAAATAGCTCCTTTGGCCTTTATGCGTGGTCGTACTCTTGATAATGCTTTTGTTATTTTAGATGAAGGTCAAAACACAACACATGCCCAAATGAAGATGTTTTTAACACGTATGGGTAAAAATGCTAAATTCTTACTTACGGGAGACCCTGGTCAAGTAGATTTACCAAGACGTACTACATCTGGATTAAAGGAAGCCTTGTTAATATTAAGAAATGTAGAGGGAGTTGGCATGATTTATTTAGACGATAAAGATGTTATTCGCCATAAATTGGTTAAAAAGGTGATAGAAGCTTATAAAAGTATAGAAAATCAAGAGTAG
- a CDS encoding c-type cytochrome translates to MKTPSVSCVAFMLLTLFLLVSCVDGTKKESESEFVHPQVLREKPSRSPSKGIGPIKEIELADSLDPEKVKKGKLLFQMKCASCHKLTDQRLVGPGWEGITNTRQPEWIMNMITNTEEMLEKDRLAKIQLEECVTRMPNQNVTIEEARSILEFMRQNDLDQVNKKDGALQEK, encoded by the coding sequence ATGAAAACTCCCAGTGTTTCATGCGTAGCTTTTATGCTGCTAACCCTCTTTTTGCTAGTAAGTTGTGTTGATGGAACTAAAAAAGAAAGTGAATCAGAATTTGTTCACCCTCAAGTGTTAAGAGAAAAGCCAAGCCGATCACCATCGAAAGGAATTGGCCCTATAAAAGAAATTGAATTAGCAGATTCTCTAGACCCAGAAAAGGTTAAAAAAGGCAAATTGCTTTTCCAAATGAAATGTGCTTCCTGTCATAAATTAACCGATCAACGTCTTGTGGGCCCAGGTTGGGAAGGTATAACCAATACTAGACAACCAGAGTGGATCATGAATATGATTACCAATACCGAAGAAATGCTGGAAAAAGATAGATTAGCAAAAATTCAACTTGAAGAATGTGTTACACGCATGCCTAATCAAAATGTTACCATTGAAGAGGCAAGATCTATTCTTGAGTTTATGAGACAAAACGATTTAGATCAAGTCAATAAAAAAGATGGTGCACTTCAAGAAAAATAA
- a CDS encoding 2'-5' RNA ligase family protein, giving the protein MELKAQYNAMYYEAILQIKQDAYVVDDLLHSQHDKRLGITLLIRPPEAVKQQIQKFLSEIKAVDANQYYYPNSDIHITVLSIISCYNGFQLDQISVEDYIQVIETSLKDMPAFRIQFKGITASPSCVMIQGFLETDTLNLIRDRLRFHFKNTALEQSIDIRYAVQTAHSTVVRFTNTLQHKNEFLNVIEAYRHFDFGSFKVQGLELVYNDWYQREDRVKCLHRFNLE; this is encoded by the coding sequence ATGGAATTAAAAGCACAATATAATGCCATGTATTATGAAGCTATTCTGCAAATAAAACAAGATGCCTATGTTGTTGATGATCTTTTGCACTCCCAACACGATAAGCGTTTAGGAATTACGTTATTAATCCGACCACCGGAAGCTGTAAAGCAACAAATTCAAAAATTTTTATCAGAAATAAAAGCAGTAGATGCCAATCAATATTATTACCCAAATTCCGATATTCATATTACCGTACTGTCAATAATATCGTGTTATAACGGATTTCAATTAGATCAGATTTCTGTAGAAGATTATATCCAAGTTATTGAAACAAGCCTGAAGGATATGCCTGCATTTCGTATTCAATTTAAAGGTATTACAGCATCGCCTTCTTGTGTAATGATTCAAGGGTTTTTAGAAACAGATACCCTTAACCTAATTCGAGATCGCCTCAGATTTCATTTTAAAAACACTGCTCTAGAGCAGTCTATAGATATTCGGTATGCCGTACAAACGGCTCACTCAACTGTAGTGCGTTTTACGAATACCTTGCAACACAAAAATGAATTTTTAAATGTTATAGAAGCGTATAGACATTTTGATTTTGGTAGTTTTAAAGTACAGGGTTTAGAACTCGTGTATAACGATTGGTATCAGCGGGAAGACCGTGTAAAATGTTTGCACCGGTTTAATTTGGAATAA
- a CDS encoding phosphoribosylaminoimidazolesuccinocarboxamide synthase, protein MTITDTNFNFPGQQSVYKGKVRAVYTINDDLLVMIATDRLSAFDVVMPKGIPYKGQILNQIATKFMAQTEDLVPNWLIATPDPNVAVGHLCEPFKVEMVIRGYMSGHAAREYKAGKRLLCGVAMPEGMKENDKFPEPIITPATKAEMGDHDEDISREDIIKKGIVSEEDYLILEDYTRKLFARGTEIAAERGLILVDTKYEFGKTKDGKIVLIDEIHTPDSSRYFYKDGYQERQEKGEPQKQLSKEFVRQWLISHGFQGLEGQELPVMSDEYIDTVSERYIELYENIMGEPFVKADVSNIEDRIKTNVEAYLASV, encoded by the coding sequence ATGACAATTACAGATACTAATTTCAATTTTCCAGGACAACAAAGTGTTTATAAAGGAAAAGTTAGAGCCGTTTATACAATTAATGACGATTTATTGGTAATGATTGCCACAGATCGATTAAGTGCCTTCGATGTTGTAATGCCAAAAGGAATTCCTTATAAAGGTCAGATTTTAAATCAGATTGCTACAAAATTTATGGCGCAAACAGAAGATTTGGTTCCAAATTGGTTGATTGCTACGCCAGACCCTAATGTTGCAGTTGGTCATTTATGCGAGCCTTTTAAAGTAGAAATGGTAATTCGTGGTTATATGTCTGGACATGCAGCACGAGAATACAAAGCTGGTAAACGATTACTTTGTGGTGTGGCCATGCCAGAAGGGATGAAAGAAAACGATAAGTTTCCAGAGCCCATAATTACACCTGCAACGAAAGCCGAAATGGGAGACCATGACGAGGATATTTCTAGGGAAGATATTATTAAAAAGGGAATTGTTTCTGAAGAAGATTATCTAATTCTTGAAGATTATACGCGAAAATTATTTGCTCGTGGAACTGAAATTGCAGCAGAACGAGGATTGATTTTAGTCGATACAAAATATGAATTTGGTAAAACGAAAGATGGAAAAATAGTATTGATTGATGAGATCCACACCCCGGATTCTTCTCGATATTTTTATAAAGACGGTTACCAAGAGCGTCAAGAAAAAGGAGAGCCACAAAAGCAATTATCTAAAGAATTTGTTCGTCAGTGGTTAATATCTCATGGATTTCAAGGTTTAGAAGGCCAAGAATTACCAGTTATGAGCGATGAATATATTGACACGGTTAGTGAGCGCTATATAGAATTATATGAAAATATTATGGGCGAACCATTTGTAAAGGCAGATGTTTCAAACATTGAAGACCGTATTAAAACAAATGTAGAAGCGTATTTAGCGTCTGTTTAA
- a CDS encoding heparan-alpha-glucosaminide N-acetyltransferase domain-containing protein translates to MKNNRLYFLDAVRAFAILMMLQGHFIDGLLNPVYKSTAYTAFNIWSELRGNTAPLFFTITGLVIMYILQTAQAKGKASFRIHKSLKRGLSLIVIGYALRIPFFHWLNGHFNSYFLIIDVLQIIGVSLLLLTGLFYVLKSKTTLLSIVLTVVGTLIFISEPLYRNLTLPQIPDVFVNYLTKENGSVFTIFPWFGYVAYGAVLGNIFLNTKLKPILNKLRLVRF, encoded by the coding sequence TTGAAAAACAATAGATTATACTTTCTAGATGCCGTAAGGGCCTTTGCTATTTTAATGATGCTTCAAGGGCATTTTATTGATGGTTTACTGAACCCTGTTTATAAATCTACGGCGTATACTGCGTTTAATATTTGGTCTGAACTAAGAGGAAATACTGCCCCTTTATTTTTTACAATAACGGGCTTGGTGATCATGTATATTTTACAAACCGCCCAAGCAAAAGGTAAAGCATCGTTTAGAATACACAAAAGTTTAAAACGAGGTCTCTCCTTAATTGTAATAGGCTATGCCTTAAGAATTCCATTTTTTCATTGGTTAAACGGGCATTTTAATAGTTACTTTTTAATTATAGATGTGCTTCAAATTATAGGTGTCTCCCTTTTACTTTTAACCGGATTATTTTACGTTTTAAAATCAAAAACCACTTTATTATCTATAGTTTTGACTGTAGTAGGAACGCTTATATTTATATCGGAACCGCTATATAGAAATTTAACATTACCTCAAATTCCAGATGTATTTGTAAACTATCTCACTAAAGAAAACGGATCTGTATTTACAATTTTTCCTTGGTTTGGTTATGTCGCGTACGGTGCTGTTTTAGGTAACATTTTTTTAAATACCAAGCTAAAACCAATTTTAAACAAATTGCGATTGGTTCGTTTTTAA